One window of the Conexibacter sp. SYSU D00693 genome contains the following:
- a CDS encoding glycosyltransferase, whose protein sequence is MPLERRTDGATATLERRPRPALRLVPQPPLRVVDVAAFYGERSGGIRTYLDAKRAFAAQHRDVLDHHVIVPGPKERHHPDGRHELRSLRIVATNGYRVPLSIKALTRTIGALRPDVVLLHDAFWGPVDATAAAHAVGAKVVAVHHASAELEAAGLPGPTKLYGPPLRVWMRHAHRPVDALMSVVDTSHDTGRTATLPLGLGVDPVFRPQPAVRRGDGVLYVGRLAREKGILRLLDAAAVARRPWPLRLVGSGPLEDRIMARAERLGIADRVAIQPFVSDRARLARMFAGAGCVVLPGEHETFGLVALEAGCSGTRVVTCDTAPAHLALEGLCHTFPPGDTEGLEVAIDRALHGRVDHLRAARLGEEHRWDRLFATEVDALRDLVR, encoded by the coding sequence GTGCCGCTTGAGCGGCGCACCGACGGCGCGACGGCGACGCTCGAGCGGCGTCCCCGCCCAGCCCTGCGGCTGGTGCCCCAGCCGCCGCTGCGGGTCGTCGACGTCGCCGCGTTCTACGGCGAGCGCTCGGGCGGGATCCGCACCTACCTCGACGCCAAGCGCGCGTTCGCGGCCCAGCACCGCGACGTCCTCGACCACCACGTCATCGTGCCGGGCCCCAAGGAGCGCCACCACCCCGACGGCCGCCACGAGCTGCGCTCCCTGCGGATCGTGGCCACCAACGGCTACCGCGTCCCGCTCTCGATCAAGGCGCTCACGCGCACCATCGGCGCCCTGCGCCCGGACGTCGTGCTCCTCCACGACGCGTTCTGGGGCCCCGTCGACGCGACCGCCGCCGCCCACGCGGTCGGCGCGAAGGTCGTGGCGGTCCACCACGCGTCAGCCGAGCTCGAGGCCGCCGGCCTGCCGGGCCCGACGAAGCTCTACGGCCCGCCGCTGCGCGTCTGGATGCGCCACGCGCACCGCCCGGTCGACGCGCTGATGAGCGTCGTCGACACCTCCCACGACACCGGCCGCACCGCGACCCTGCCGCTCGGCCTGGGCGTCGACCCGGTCTTCCGGCCCCAGCCTGCGGTGCGCCGCGGCGACGGGGTCCTCTACGTCGGGCGGCTGGCCCGCGAGAAGGGGATCCTCCGGCTGCTCGACGCCGCGGCGGTCGCCCGCCGGCCGTGGCCGCTGCGGCTCGTGGGCAGCGGGCCGCTCGAGGATCGGATCATGGCCCGCGCCGAGCGCCTGGGCATCGCCGACCGCGTCGCGATCCAGCCCTTCGTCAGCGACCGGGCGCGCCTCGCCCGCATGTTCGCCGGCGCGGGCTGCGTCGTCCTGCCCGGCGAGCACGAGACGTTCGGCCTCGTCGCCCTCGAGGCCGGCTGCAGCGGCACCCGCGTCGTGACCTGCGACACCGCCCCGGCGCACCTGGCGCTCGAGGGGCTGTGCCACACGTTCCCGCCGGGGGACACGGAGGGCCTGGAGGTCGCGATCGACCGCGCGCTGCACGGCCGCGTCGACCACCTCCGCGCGGCGCGCCTGGGCGAGGAGCACCGGTGGGACCGGCTCTTCGCCACCGAGGTCGACGCGCTGCGGGACCTCGTGCGATGA
- a CDS encoding lytic murein transglycosylase: MASHKRAAGTLATAGAFLAAFGGGVLPVAADEQPADDGPQAAAPSKEAGRQAPGATTPVPAPAATTPAPTTAPASTTPATTTPSGDDAPRGAKPPAAKVEVQPGPEDDEPASPAKGDAGPSLERQQDAREERRSSSRSTKTAEECMPRWFVRELSKADRRKYFREHPECAPDDARERRDRRARIRRPDGTPTPADPTFTEALPGPAPIGVPNFFIEKFRIPPFLLPIYQAAGIQYGIRWEVLAAINEIETDYGRNLNVSSAGALGWMQFMPSTWKAYGTDANRDGKRDPYNPVDAIFAAARYLKAAGAETDLRKAVFAYNHADWYVDSVLLRARLIGGLPADLVGSLTGLTQGRFPVHATARYADDLRAADARRRVAEGRNAAIPVEAQAGRRGIDVFADAGSPVVAVQDGKVLAVGHTKRLGRYLKLQDVYGNTYTYGHLGEVVRSYPVPKDLGKAKGKAAPATSPTTVQAAAATSTVAPPMAVAPGEAEPKERLFAHPRRPRAYTAGGRDQLAPTEVYEPLDAERLGLDRDEVEFKPLRKGAKVVAGTVLARIGGKAAGRAPHLRFEIRPAGRGAPRIDPKPILDGWKLLESTAVYRAAGRNPLLGESGAPIGQVLLMSKEDLQRRVLANPRIDLYECGRRDVQAGVIDRRVLATLEYLAAGGLRPSVTSLRCGHGVYTASGNVSHHVSGNAVDIAQVNGIPILGHQGPGSVTEMAIRRLLTLQGTMKPAQIISLMTFEGADNTFSLPDHADHIHVGFQPADPNATQKFDAVLKPEQWIKLIDRLGEIKNPAVPQPGDARLVDGRGD, from the coding sequence GTGGCATCGCACAAGCGAGCAGCGGGCACGCTGGCTACGGCCGGGGCGTTCCTGGCTGCCTTCGGCGGCGGCGTCCTGCCCGTCGCGGCCGACGAGCAGCCCGCGGACGACGGGCCCCAGGCGGCCGCGCCGTCCAAGGAGGCCGGACGCCAGGCGCCGGGCGCGACCACGCCGGTCCCCGCGCCCGCCGCGACCACGCCCGCCCCCACCACCGCGCCGGCCAGCACCACGCCGGCGACGACGACGCCCTCGGGCGACGACGCCCCGCGCGGCGCGAAGCCCCCCGCCGCGAAGGTCGAGGTCCAGCCCGGGCCCGAGGACGACGAGCCCGCGTCGCCCGCGAAGGGCGACGCCGGCCCGTCCCTGGAGCGCCAGCAGGACGCGCGCGAGGAGCGCCGGTCGAGCTCGCGCTCGACGAAGACCGCCGAGGAGTGCATGCCGCGGTGGTTCGTCCGGGAGCTCTCGAAGGCCGACCGCCGCAAGTACTTCCGCGAGCACCCGGAGTGCGCGCCCGACGACGCGCGCGAGCGCCGCGACCGCCGCGCGCGCATCCGCCGCCCGGACGGCACGCCGACGCCCGCCGACCCCACCTTCACCGAGGCCCTCCCGGGCCCCGCGCCGATCGGGGTGCCGAACTTCTTCATCGAGAAGTTCCGGATCCCGCCGTTCCTGCTGCCGATCTACCAGGCCGCGGGCATCCAGTACGGCATCCGCTGGGAGGTCCTGGCCGCGATCAACGAGATCGAGACCGACTACGGCCGCAACCTCAACGTCTCCTCCGCCGGCGCCCTGGGCTGGATGCAGTTCATGCCGTCGACGTGGAAGGCCTACGGCACCGACGCCAACCGCGACGGCAAGCGCGACCCGTACAACCCGGTCGACGCGATCTTCGCCGCCGCCCGCTACCTCAAGGCCGCCGGCGCCGAGACCGACCTGCGCAAGGCGGTCTTCGCCTACAACCACGCCGACTGGTACGTCGACTCCGTCCTCCTGCGCGCCCGCCTCATCGGCGGCCTGCCCGCCGACCTCGTCGGCTCGCTCACCGGCCTCACGCAGGGGCGCTTCCCCGTCCACGCCACCGCGCGCTACGCCGACGACCTGCGCGCCGCCGACGCCCGGCGCCGCGTGGCCGAGGGCCGCAACGCCGCGATCCCGGTGGAGGCCCAGGCCGGCCGCCGGGGCATCGACGTCTTCGCCGACGCCGGCTCCCCGGTCGTCGCCGTGCAGGACGGCAAGGTCCTCGCCGTCGGGCACACGAAGCGCCTGGGCCGCTACCTCAAGCTCCAGGACGTCTACGGCAACACCTACACGTACGGGCACCTCGGCGAGGTCGTCCGGTCCTACCCGGTGCCCAAGGACCTCGGCAAGGCCAAGGGCAAGGCCGCGCCGGCGACGTCGCCGACCACCGTCCAGGCCGCGGCCGCGACGTCGACGGTCGCGCCGCCCATGGCCGTCGCGCCCGGCGAGGCCGAGCCCAAGGAGCGCCTCTTCGCCCACCCGCGGCGCCCGCGCGCCTACACCGCCGGCGGGCGCGACCAGCTCGCGCCGACCGAGGTCTACGAGCCGCTGGACGCCGAGCGCCTGGGCCTCGACCGCGACGAGGTCGAGTTCAAGCCGCTGCGCAAGGGCGCCAAGGTCGTCGCCGGCACCGTGCTGGCCCGCATCGGCGGCAAGGCCGCCGGGCGCGCGCCGCACCTGCGCTTCGAGATCCGCCCCGCCGGGCGCGGTGCCCCGCGCATCGACCCCAAGCCGATCCTCGACGGCTGGAAGCTCCTCGAGTCCACCGCGGTCTACCGCGCGGCCGGGCGCAACCCGCTGCTGGGCGAGAGCGGCGCGCCCATCGGCCAGGTCCTGCTCATGAGCAAGGAGGACCTCCAGCGCCGCGTGCTCGCCAACCCGCGCATCGACCTCTACGAGTGCGGCCGGCGCGACGTGCAGGCCGGCGTCATCGACCGCCGCGTGCTGGCGACGCTCGAGTACCTCGCCGCGGGCGGCCTGCGCCCGAGCGTCACCTCGCTGCGCTGCGGCCACGGCGTCTACACCGCGTCGGGCAACGTCTCGCACCACGTCTCGGGCAACGCCGTCGACATCGCGCAGGTCAACGGCATCCCGATCCTCGGCCACCAGGGCCCGGGCTCGGTCACCGAGATGGCGATCCGCCGCCTGCTGACGCTGCAGGGCACGATGAAGCCCGCGCAGATCATCTCCCTGATGACCTTCGAGGGCGCGGACAACACCTTCTCGCTGCCCGACCACGCCGACCACATCCACGTCGGCTTCCAGCCCGCGGACCCGAACGCCACGCAGAAGTTCGACGCGGTGCTCAAGCCCGAGCAGTGGATCAAGCTCATCGACCGGCTCGGCGAGATCAAGAACCCCGCCGTCCCCCAGCCCGGAGACGCCCGGCTGGTCGACGGCCGCGGCGACTAG
- a CDS encoding ABC-F family ATP-binding cassette domain-containing protein, giving the protein MAVVIASDLAKDMSGTPLLRGVSFKLERRDRMTIAGRNGAGKTTLLRMLAGETSVDGGELVFTKGVRVALHDQRPPRERDVTLRDYVLSGRQEPLELEAELRRLEEAMASGDETVYDAYAETTARFEAVGGYGWRDRVLHYVHGLQFTDADLDRQLSTFSGGQLTRASLARALAAEADLLLLDEPTNHLDIESLEWLEETLNGLESAIVLVAHDRWFLEAVATSVLEVEAGRTRFFKGTWSQWRKESAARELALGRAIEKQEAEIARMEKFVERFRAKATKARQAQSRVKALNKVERISRDPKDQRTMGFEFKKPERSGRVIFELEDGRIEVGEGERRRVLLDDAEMWLERGEHVSLVGANGTGKTTLITALAGERPLDGGRLRIGHNVQVGFLSQHAEELAAGNARTVIEAAIKRTGLTPNEARALLGRFLFSGEDAEKQLETLSGGERRRLGLAVLVASGANVLILDEPTNHLDIESREALEDALRSFPGTLLLVSHDRALLDAVGTRTIAVERGQLRSYVGGWQEYWRVREERKAAGEDPAAREPVPAAPKPKPAATPAPAKAEAPTANGNGNGAAAPKAKAPSKNAVKQTEKLERAVEHAEAELARVEEELADPSAWATKYETAKSQARHTAAKRAVEDAYAKLEEHLERTEA; this is encoded by the coding sequence ATGGCCGTCGTCATCGCCTCCGACCTCGCCAAGGACATGTCCGGCACGCCGCTGCTGCGGGGCGTGTCGTTCAAGCTCGAGCGCCGCGACCGCATGACGATCGCGGGGCGCAACGGCGCGGGCAAGACGACGCTGCTGCGGATGCTCGCTGGCGAGACGTCGGTCGACGGCGGCGAGCTCGTCTTCACCAAGGGCGTCCGGGTCGCCCTGCACGACCAGCGCCCGCCGCGCGAGCGGGACGTCACGCTGCGCGACTACGTCCTGTCCGGCCGTCAGGAGCCGCTGGAGCTCGAGGCCGAGCTGCGGCGCCTCGAGGAGGCGATGGCGTCGGGCGACGAGACGGTCTACGACGCCTACGCCGAGACGACCGCGCGCTTCGAGGCCGTTGGCGGCTACGGCTGGCGCGACCGCGTCCTGCACTACGTCCACGGCCTGCAGTTCACCGACGCCGACCTCGACCGCCAGCTGTCGACCTTCTCCGGCGGCCAGCTCACGCGTGCGTCGCTCGCGCGCGCCCTCGCCGCCGAGGCCGACCTGCTGCTCCTGGACGAGCCCACCAACCACCTCGACATCGAGTCGCTCGAGTGGCTCGAGGAGACCCTGAACGGGCTCGAGAGCGCGATCGTCCTCGTCGCCCACGACCGCTGGTTCCTCGAGGCCGTCGCCACCTCGGTGCTCGAGGTCGAGGCGGGCCGCACCCGCTTCTTCAAGGGCACGTGGTCGCAGTGGCGCAAGGAGTCGGCCGCCCGCGAGCTCGCCCTGGGCCGCGCGATCGAGAAGCAGGAGGCCGAGATCGCGCGCATGGAGAAGTTCGTCGAGCGCTTCCGGGCCAAGGCGACGAAGGCCCGCCAGGCGCAGTCGCGCGTCAAGGCGCTCAACAAGGTCGAGCGGATCTCGCGCGACCCCAAGGACCAGCGCACGATGGGCTTCGAGTTCAAGAAGCCCGAGCGCTCGGGCCGCGTGATCTTCGAGCTGGAGGACGGGCGCATCGAGGTCGGCGAGGGCGAGCGGCGGCGGGTGCTGCTCGACGACGCCGAGATGTGGCTCGAGCGCGGCGAGCACGTCTCGCTCGTCGGCGCCAACGGCACGGGCAAGACCACGCTCATCACCGCGCTGGCCGGCGAGCGGCCGCTGGACGGCGGGCGCCTGCGCATCGGCCACAACGTCCAGGTCGGCTTCCTCTCCCAGCACGCCGAGGAGCTCGCGGCCGGCAACGCCCGGACGGTCATCGAGGCGGCGATCAAGCGCACGGGGCTGACGCCCAACGAGGCGCGCGCGCTGCTCGGGCGCTTCCTGTTCAGCGGCGAGGACGCCGAGAAGCAGCTCGAGACGCTCAGCGGCGGCGAGCGCCGGCGGCTCGGCCTCGCGGTCCTCGTGGCCAGCGGCGCGAACGTCCTGATCCTCGACGAGCCGACCAACCACCTCGACATCGAGTCGCGCGAGGCGCTCGAGGACGCGCTGCGCTCGTTCCCCGGCACGCTGCTGCTGGTGTCCCACGACCGCGCGCTGCTGGACGCCGTCGGCACGCGCACCATCGCCGTCGAGCGCGGGCAGCTGCGCTCCTACGTGGGTGGCTGGCAGGAGTACTGGCGCGTGCGCGAGGAGCGCAAGGCCGCGGGGGAGGACCCGGCGGCCCGCGAGCCCGTGCCGGCCGCGCCCAAGCCCAAGCCCGCCGCGACGCCCGCTCCCGCGAAGGCCGAGGCGCCCACCGCCAACGGCAACGGCAACGGCGCCGCGGCACCCAAGGCCAAGGCGCCGTCGAAGAACGCGGTGAAGCAGACCGAGAAGCTCGAGCGCGCCGTCGAGCACGCCGAGGCGGAGCTGGCCCGCGTCGAGGAGGAGCTCGCCGACCCCTCCGCGTGGGCGACGAAGTACGAGACGGCGAAGTCGCAGGCCAGGCACACGGCGGCCAAGCGCGCCGTGGAGGACGCCTACGCCAAGCTCGAGGAGCACCTCGAGCGCACCGAGGCCTGA
- a CDS encoding DUF2334 domain-containing protein has translation MTGPGRIAVALHDVEPRTFDRCALIRDWLDDHGVDRVTLLVIPAPDLHPFHDRRPEMVDWLAERARGGDAIAQHGLEHRQARRAGNRVSEFRGLDEVETRRAVDAGRRVLRLAGVQPQGFVAPGYAYTPALRATLDARFRWWASLRAVHRAAGDATRSPAIGLGTSDAVRRLASPTLVRAGGLFAGELLRLDLHPADLERRRHVQALERVLRGARRRAAVTYDELAAGTA, from the coding sequence ATGACCGGGCCGGGGCGCATCGCGGTCGCCCTGCACGACGTCGAGCCGCGGACCTTCGACCGGTGCGCGCTCATCCGCGACTGGCTCGACGACCACGGCGTCGACCGCGTGACGCTCCTCGTCATCCCCGCGCCGGACCTCCACCCGTTCCACGACCGCCGGCCCGAGATGGTCGACTGGCTCGCCGAGCGCGCCCGTGGCGGCGACGCGATCGCCCAGCACGGCCTCGAGCACCGCCAGGCGCGCCGGGCCGGCAACCGCGTGTCCGAGTTCCGGGGCCTCGACGAGGTCGAGACGCGCCGCGCCGTCGACGCCGGCCGCCGCGTCCTGCGCCTCGCCGGCGTCCAGCCCCAGGGCTTCGTGGCGCCGGGCTACGCGTACACGCCCGCGCTGCGGGCGACGCTCGACGCGCGCTTTCGCTGGTGGGCCTCGCTGCGCGCCGTGCACCGGGCGGCGGGCGACGCGACGCGCTCACCCGCCATCGGCCTGGGGACCTCGGACGCCGTCAGGCGCCTGGCCTCCCCGACGCTCGTGCGGGCGGGCGGCCTCTTCGCCGGCGAGCTCCTGCGCCTCGACCTGCATCCGGCCGACCTCGAGCGCCGCCGCCACGTGCAGGCGCTGGAGCGCGTCCTGCGCGGCGCGCGCCGGCGCGCCGCGGTGACCTACGACGAGCTCGCCGCCGGGACGGCCTAG
- a CDS encoding enoyl-CoA hydratase/isomerase family protein has protein sequence MGQTLQEDRPDDGIAVLRLDRPKARNAMDRRMLTELLEALDRLAADDGLRALVFSTTDVTALCAGADTREPLTKEQGVERMEAFARLYAAVEAFPAPTIAVLVGNCVGAGAELATGCDLRVGGDNLKLAWPGGRLGVPVGPARLVPLVGLARAKELVFSGRVLGMDDARELGLLARCAPAAEAEDAAVDLARGMAQFPAEGLRRMKGLFRDYEGTAYRVARENAILVDWQTHGAGLPQGASPTT, from the coding sequence GTGGGACAGACGCTCCAGGAGGACCGCCCGGACGACGGCATCGCGGTGCTGCGCCTCGACCGCCCGAAGGCGCGCAACGCCATGGACCGGAGGATGCTCACGGAGCTGCTCGAGGCGCTCGACCGGCTCGCCGCCGACGACGGCCTGCGGGCCCTCGTGTTCTCCACGACGGACGTCACCGCGCTGTGCGCCGGCGCCGACACGCGCGAGCCGCTCACCAAGGAGCAGGGCGTCGAGCGCATGGAGGCCTTCGCCCGCCTCTACGCGGCCGTCGAGGCGTTCCCCGCGCCGACGATCGCCGTGCTGGTCGGCAACTGCGTCGGCGCGGGCGCCGAGCTCGCCACGGGCTGCGACCTGCGCGTCGGCGGCGACAACCTCAAGCTCGCGTGGCCGGGCGGGCGCCTCGGCGTCCCGGTCGGGCCCGCGCGGCTCGTGCCGCTCGTCGGGCTGGCGCGCGCGAAGGAGCTCGTCTTCTCCGGTCGCGTCCTCGGGATGGACGACGCGCGCGAGCTCGGCCTCCTGGCCCGCTGCGCCCCCGCCGCCGAGGCCGAGGACGCCGCCGTCGACCTGGCCCGCGGGATGGCCCAGTTCCCCGCCGAGGGACTGCGGCGCATGAAGGGCCTGTTCCGCGACTACGAGGGGACCGCCTACCGCGTCGCGCGCGAGAACGCGATCCTCGTCGACTGGCAGACCCACGGGGCCGGGCTGCCCCAGGGCGCGTCGCCGACGACGTAG
- a CDS encoding glycosyltransferase: MSHQTSRADLHCHSTASELSKLGVQRALGLPECATPPEEVLELAQRRGMDFITITDHDTIDGVLQIADDPRVFLSEEATLWFKGEPQAVHVLCLGITPDDHEWIQAHNHDVELVAEELQERGVTCALAHPFYAVEAPLTPRHRRRLAQLFPIWETRNGSRARELNAPAAVYIETHGGTGVAGSDDHAGVDIGRTFTEVPRCATPEQFLHHIREGRAAARGDQGSAAKWAHAAMAIAVRALGRGDRDVGGPNPLAIFKMVDRIMREGDARRGAIGADLAPDDARALLRAWLDAVGLEGDTATLLARLQDDGFRHDDLFRKARAAHERALAGVAKRVTQTVPTPATGLADAVAVFDACIPAIPYAPAAAFLGREKAKLTGRDGEPQRVALVVDGVGSMHGVTHTLDELRQRGVPGFEVEVVTTDAMADRRLGAVADVEVPFYPGLQVGVPSLPGVVEVLAEGRYDLVHVCSPGPAGIVASLVARIMDVPVLGSYHTELATYTAMRTADPGLEALARQAVAAFYGQCQVVLSPSPASDEVLRELGIPEEAVGRWDRGVDVTRFSPAHRTPGLLREGAVNVLYAGRLTHEKGADLLADAFLAARAHDPRLHLNLAGGGPEEAVLRERLGEHATFLGWLDGDDLARAYASADVFLFASRTDTFGQVLLEAQASGLPVVAVAEGGPCSIVTDGVSGRLCPADAQRLGATVADLARDGDQRARLARGGLDAVTHRTWEAALGRLAEGYRRALAPQAAAAEQEALRAA; this comes from the coding sequence ATGTCCCACCAGACCAGCCGGGCCGACCTGCACTGCCACTCGACCGCGTCGGAGCTCAGCAAGCTCGGCGTCCAGCGGGCCCTCGGCCTGCCGGAGTGCGCGACGCCGCCGGAGGAGGTCCTCGAGCTCGCGCAGCGGCGCGGGATGGACTTCATCACGATCACCGACCACGACACGATCGACGGGGTCCTGCAGATCGCCGACGACCCCCGCGTCTTCCTCTCGGAGGAGGCCACGCTGTGGTTCAAGGGCGAGCCCCAGGCCGTCCACGTGCTCTGCCTGGGCATCACGCCCGACGACCACGAGTGGATCCAGGCGCACAACCACGACGTCGAGCTCGTCGCCGAGGAGCTCCAGGAGCGCGGCGTCACCTGCGCGCTGGCCCACCCCTTCTACGCGGTCGAGGCGCCCCTGACCCCGCGCCACCGCCGGCGCCTCGCCCAGCTCTTCCCGATCTGGGAGACGCGCAACGGCTCGCGCGCCCGGGAGCTCAACGCCCCGGCCGCGGTCTACATCGAGACCCACGGCGGCACGGGCGTCGCGGGCTCCGACGACCACGCGGGCGTCGACATCGGCCGGACGTTCACCGAGGTGCCGCGCTGCGCCACCCCCGAGCAGTTCCTGCACCACATCCGCGAGGGTCGCGCCGCCGCCCGCGGCGACCAGGGCAGCGCCGCGAAGTGGGCGCACGCGGCGATGGCCATCGCCGTCCGGGCGCTCGGCCGCGGCGACCGCGACGTCGGCGGGCCCAACCCCCTGGCCATCTTCAAGATGGTCGACCGGATCATGCGTGAGGGCGACGCCCGGCGCGGGGCGATCGGCGCCGACCTCGCCCCCGACGACGCCCGCGCGCTGCTGCGGGCCTGGCTGGACGCGGTCGGCCTCGAGGGCGACACGGCGACGCTCCTGGCCCGCCTGCAGGACGACGGCTTCCGCCACGACGACCTCTTCCGCAAGGCCCGCGCGGCGCACGAGCGCGCGCTGGCCGGGGTCGCCAAGCGCGTCACGCAGACCGTGCCGACGCCCGCCACCGGCCTGGCCGACGCGGTCGCCGTGTTCGACGCCTGCATCCCGGCGATCCCCTACGCGCCGGCGGCGGCCTTCCTCGGCCGCGAGAAGGCCAAGCTCACCGGCCGCGACGGCGAGCCCCAGCGGGTCGCGCTGGTGGTCGACGGCGTCGGCTCGATGCACGGCGTCACCCACACGCTGGACGAGCTGCGCCAGCGCGGCGTCCCGGGCTTCGAGGTCGAGGTCGTCACCACCGACGCCATGGCCGACCGCCGCCTCGGCGCCGTCGCCGACGTCGAGGTGCCCTTCTACCCCGGCCTGCAGGTCGGCGTCCCGTCGCTGCCCGGCGTCGTCGAGGTCCTCGCCGAGGGCCGCTACGACCTGGTGCACGTCTGCTCGCCCGGCCCGGCCGGCATCGTCGCGAGCCTCGTCGCCCGGATCATGGACGTCCCGGTGCTGGGCAGCTACCACACGGAGCTCGCGACCTACACGGCCATGCGCACGGCCGACCCGGGGCTCGAGGCGCTCGCCCGCCAGGCGGTCGCCGCCTTCTACGGCCAGTGCCAGGTCGTGCTGTCGCCGAGCCCGGCCAGCGACGAGGTCCTGCGCGAGCTCGGGATCCCCGAGGAGGCCGTGGGCCGCTGGGACCGCGGCGTCGACGTCACGCGCTTCTCGCCGGCCCACCGCACGCCGGGCCTGCTGCGCGAGGGCGCGGTCAACGTCCTCTACGCCGGCCGCCTGACCCACGAGAAGGGCGCCGACCTCCTGGCCGACGCCTTCCTCGCCGCCCGGGCGCACGACCCGCGGCTGCACCTCAACCTCGCCGGCGGCGGGCCCGAGGAGGCGGTCCTGCGCGAGCGCCTCGGCGAGCACGCCACGTTCCTCGGCTGGCTGGACGGCGACGACCTCGCGCGGGCCTACGCCAGCGCCGACGTCTTCCTCTTCGCCAGCCGGACCGACACCTTCGGGCAGGTCCTGCTCGAGGCGCAGGCCAGCGGCCTGCCGGTCGTGGCGGTCGCCGAGGGCGGCCCGTGCTCGATCGTCACCGACGGCGTCAGCGGGCGGCTGTGCCCGGCCGACGCCCAGCGCCTCGGCGCGACGGTCGCCGACCTCGCCCGCGATGGCGACCAGCGTGCCCGCCTGGCCCGCGGCGGCCTGGACGCGGTGACCCACCGGACCTGGGAAGCGGCCCTCGGCCGCCTGGCCGAGGGCTACCGGCGGGCGCTGGCCCCGCAGGCCGCGGCCGCCGAGCAGGAGGCGCTCCGTGCCGCTTGA
- a CDS encoding sugar phosphate isomerase/epimerase: MAMALDDRLGLNVHRDQWATPALLKSYEAAGFAWVQVHTPPKEMLAQREPALRHARALRAGLATTGLRLVLHGPDDLSAGTEAGDRALDGLLDYAREAGAELVAYHGLNVTVGDEAPARAAAEEVALRRAAGRAEALGVTLAVENLAPVWPGTDRLCHDALAVRDLVRRVDSPAVGMLLDLGHAHLMSSIERHDLATVVRACRSEVVLLHVHDNLGARRNDLDQPGIDPVKLDLHLAPGAGCLPWDAVVGLLRDHDAPLMLEVERSYVSDPSRVRATTLDLLRRGGVAATAKA, encoded by the coding sequence ATGGCGATGGCGCTCGACGACCGGCTCGGCCTCAACGTCCACCGCGACCAGTGGGCGACCCCGGCGCTGCTGAAGTCCTACGAGGCGGCGGGCTTCGCCTGGGTCCAGGTGCACACGCCGCCCAAGGAGATGCTCGCCCAGCGCGAGCCGGCGCTGCGCCACGCTCGCGCGCTGCGCGCGGGCCTGGCGACGACGGGCCTGCGCCTCGTGCTCCACGGGCCCGACGACCTCTCGGCGGGGACCGAGGCCGGCGACCGCGCGCTCGACGGGCTGCTCGACTACGCCCGCGAGGCGGGTGCCGAGCTCGTGGCCTACCACGGGCTGAACGTCACGGTCGGCGACGAGGCGCCCGCGCGGGCGGCGGCCGAGGAGGTCGCGCTGCGCCGCGCGGCGGGTCGTGCCGAGGCGCTCGGCGTCACGCTCGCCGTCGAGAACCTGGCCCCGGTGTGGCCGGGCACCGACCGCCTGTGCCACGACGCGCTCGCCGTCCGCGACCTCGTGCGCCGGGTGGACTCCCCTGCGGTCGGGATGCTGCTGGACCTCGGCCACGCGCACCTCATGAGCTCGATCGAGCGCCACGACCTGGCGACGGTCGTGCGCGCGTGCCGCAGCGAGGTCGTCCTCCTGCACGTGCACGACAACCTCGGCGCGCGGCGCAACGACCTCGACCAGCCGGGCATCGACCCGGTGAAGCTCGACCTCCACCTCGCACCGGGCGCCGGCTGCCTGCCCTGGGACGCCGTCGTCGGGCTCCTGCGCGACCACGACGCGCCGCTCATGCTCGAGGTCGAGCGCTCCTACGTGTCCGACCCGTCGCGGGTGCGGGCGACGACCCTGGACCTCCTGCGCCGCGGCGGCGTCGCCGCGACGGCGAAGGCCTAG